The sequence ACTAACTCGATGAACGTTCATCTTTTTATCCCCTGCTTTGTAGATCAGTTATTTCCCGAAACAGCCTTCAATATGGTCAAAGTATTGGAGAAACTGGGTTGTAACGTCAGTTACAATGCAAACCAAACCTGCTGTGGACAGCCTGCTTTTAATGCAGGGTATTGGGATGAGTCGAGAGCTGTGGCGACCAAGTTTGTAAAGGATTTTCACACTTTTGACTACATCGTGGCACCCAGCGGCTCCTGCACAGGGTTTGTACGCAATTACTATGGGAAGCTGTTCGACAATTCTGCCGCTCACAATGATGTAAAACTGTTGCGCAAGCAGCTGTATGAATTTACAGAGTTTCTGACGGAGGTACTGCATGTATCTGATTTAGGCGCTACGCTGAATGGGGTAGCTACCTATCATGATTCCTGTGCAGCGCTGAGGGAATGTCATATCAAACAGGGGCCAAGAAACCTCCTGAGTAAGGTGAAAGGACTGGAACTGACGGAGATGAACGATTGTGAGACCTGCTGTGGTTTTGGAGGTACTTTTGCTGTGAAATACGAACCTATTTCGATTGGAATGGGTGAGCAGAAGGTTCACAATGCAATAGCCACAGGGGCGGAAT is a genomic window of Chitinophaga sp. LS1 containing:
- a CDS encoding (Fe-S)-binding protein, whose product is MNVHLFIPCFVDQLFPETAFNMVKVLEKLGCNVSYNANQTCCGQPAFNAGYWDESRAVATKFVKDFHTFDYIVAPSGSCTGFVRNYYGKLFDNSAAHNDVKLLRKQLYEFTEFLTEVLHVSDLGATLNGVATYHDSCAALRECHIKQGPRNLLSKVKGLELTEMNDCETCCGFGGTFAVKYEPISIGMGEQKVHNAIATGAEYLISTDLSCLMHLDGYIKKHNLNIKTMHIADVLASGW